A portion of the Symphalangus syndactylus isolate Jambi chromosome 13, NHGRI_mSymSyn1-v2.1_pri, whole genome shotgun sequence genome contains these proteins:
- the LOC129459915 gene encoding uncharacterized protein, giving the protein MKTEAGVKTKTEAGVKMKTEAGVRMKIEAGVRIKMEGGVKMKMEAGVKMKMEARVKMKMEAGVKMKIEAGVKMKMEAGVKMKTDAGVQMKTEAEVRMKIEAGVQMKTEAGVRIKIEAGMKMKMKAGVKMKKEAGMQMKKEAGVRMKIEAGVKMKMEAGVRMKMEAGDEDGGWSKDEDGGWSEGEERGWSEDEERGWSEDEDRGWTEDEDRDWSKDKDGGWSEDEDRGWSEDEDRGWSEDEDGVGVRMKIDAGIRMKMEAGVKMKMVAGVKMKTESGMMLPQAKGHLKPENARKGSRSFPRSSSRNQFCSVSQSWRSEAPNQHFYCFKPPHFG; this is encoded by the exons ATGAagacagaggctggagtgaaAACAAAAACGGAGGCTGGAGTGAAGATGAAGACGGAGGCTGGAGTGAGGATGAAGATAGAAGCTGGAGTGAGAATTAAAATGGAGGGTGGAGTGAAGATGAAGATGGAGGCTGGAGTGAAGATGAAGATGGAGGCTAGAGTGAAGATGAAGATGGAGGCTGGAGTGAAGATGAAGATAGAGGCTGGAGTGAAGATGAAGATGGAGGCTGGAGTGAAGATGAAGACGGATGCTGGAGTGCAGATGAAGACGGAGGCTGAAGTAAGGATGAAGATAGAAGCTGGAGTGCAGATGAAGACGGAGGCTGGAGTGAGGATAAAGATAGAGGCTGgaatgaagatgaagatgaaggCTGGAGTGAAGATGAAGAAGGAGGCTGGCATGCAGATGAAGAAGGAGGCTGGCGTGAGGATGAAGATAGAGGCTGGAGTGAAGATGAAGATGGAGGCTGGAGTGAGGATGAAGATGGAAGCTGga GATGAAGATGGAGGCTGGAGTAAGGATGAAGATGGAGGCTGGAGTGAGGGTGAAGAGAGAGGCTGGAGTGAAGACGAAGAGAGAGGCTGGAGTGAAGATGAAGATAGAGGTTGGACTGAAGATGAAGACAGAGACTGGAGTAAAGATAAAGATGGAGGCTGGAGTGAAGATGAAGATAGAGGCTGGAGTGAGGATGAAGATAGAGGCTGGAGTGAAGATGAAGATGGGGTTGGAGTGAGGATGAAGATAGATGCTGGAATAAGGATGAAGATGGAGGCTGGAGTGAAGATGAAGATGGTGGCTGGAGTGAAGATGAAGACAGAGTCTGGAatgatgctgccacaagccaagggacACCTAAAGCCAGAAAATGCCAGAAAAGGCAGCAGATCCTTCCCTAGATCCTCCAGTAGGAACCAATTCTGTAgtgtctcacagtcctggaggtcaGAAGCCCCAAATcaacatttctattgttttaagccaccacattttggataa